A single bacterium DNA region contains:
- a CDS encoding RidA family protein yields the protein MGRVVGRLRELGVTVPSPPKPVANYVPAKRVGSLLYVAGQVSAMGGRDYKGALATDVDVAYGREAVRASAVNCLAAMLAVIDSLDCIRQLVHVGGFVASVPEFKGQPQR from the coding sequence ATGGGCCGGGTTGTCGGTCGACTTCGCGAACTGGGCGTGACGGTGCCATCGCCGCCGAAACCCGTCGCCAACTACGTTCCGGCGAAGCGCGTGGGATCCTTGCTCTACGTTGCCGGCCAGGTGTCTGCCATGGGGGGCCGCGACTACAAAGGCGCGCTGGCCACCGACGTGGACGTTGCGTACGGCAGGGAGGCCGTACGAGCGAGCGCGGTCAACTGCCTGGCCGCGATGCTCGCGGTCATCGACTCCCTCGATTGCATCCGGCAACTCGTCCACGTCGGAGGTTTCGTGGCAAGCGTACCGGAGTTCAAGGGCCAGCCGCAGCGATGA